Part of the Myxococcus fulvus genome, ACACCCCAGGAAGACCCCTGATGAAACGCATCTTCGTGTCCGCCGCCGTCACCGCCCTCTTCCTCGCTCCCCTGGCGTGCGACCTGGAGAAGACGGGGGCCCAGCTCACCGCCGAGCACGTCATGGTGGGCACCCTGCTGGCCACGCCCGAGGTGGAGGTCTCAGCCCTGGCGCTCGCCGGCGTCGACGGAGGGGGCTTCGTCCCGGATGGCGGTGACGCCATCGTGATTCCGGCCCAGACGGCCGCGCTCGTGTTCTTCGGCACCCGCTCCGGTGAGAACTCGCAGCCCTCGGGCGTGACGGGCGCCACCGCGACGCTCCAGCCCCAGGGGGGACAGGCGACGACGTTGAACGAGGACGGCTCGGGCAGCTACAGCCGCACCAACGTGGGCGGGAGCGACTCGGGGCTGACGTACGCCTCCGGCGCCACCTACCAGTTCATCGCCGCGCGCAACGGCACGCGCTACGTGGGCCAGGTGGACGACGCGCCCGTGCAAGAGGCCATCGCCCGCTTCCACCCGGCCGAGGGCTTCGTGCGGCACGCGTCCGGCACGGCGCTCAGCTTCGAGCGCGCCGCCGTCTCGGGCGGCAAGGAGCGCACGCTGGGCTTCGTCACCGTGGTGCCCCTGAGCTCGGACGGCTCGAAGGGCGAGCCCACGTACTCCAACGTGCCCACCACGCCGGTGGAGTTCCTCCAACTGGTCGCGGTGCCGGGCTCGTACCGCGAGGCCCAGGTGACGATTCCGGGCTCGGCCTTCCCGCAGTCCAACAAGACGTACCTGGTCATCTTCCAGGCCGTGCGCCTGGGCGGCGCCGAGTCCGACAACCTGTTCATCGGCAGCGCCCTGCTCGCGGGCACCGCCGACGTGGGCATCATCCGGACGAACTGAAGGCGCTTCAGCCCGCTTCGATGTCCAGCTCGATGCGCCCCGACAGCTTGAGGCGCAGGAGGTGGCCGGCGAAGCGCTCCGACTCCTCTCGCGAGAGGACGTTGCGGAAGCTCGCGCCGTCCGCCACCTCGACCTCCAGCACCGCGCCTCGCTGGAGGAGTCGGAAGAAGTCCTCGTCCCCACCGGGCCGGGGGATGGACAGCGGCAGCATCCCCTTGAGCGGGAGGACCTCCTCGCCCGCGCGCACCCGAGCCACCAGGGCCGCTGCGTCGGGCCGCACATCACCGGGGGCCACGCCCTCCTCCGGATAGAGCGGCGCGGGCGGCAGCGCCACGTCCTCCGTCGAGTCGTCGAGCAGGAAGCCGTACCGCGACGGAATCCGCCCGGTGAAGAGCATGCACAGGAGCACGGGCGTGTCGCCCGACACACGCTCCAGGTGGAGGATGGAGCGCTCCGCGCCCACGCGACGGAGCAGCAACGTCAGGCGCGGGCGATGGACCGACAGGTGGCGCAAGGCCCGGTCCTTCAGCGTCGCGCGGATCTCCGCGAAGGCGGACGCATAGCCCGCCTCGGTCTCGGCCTCGCGTGCGGACAGCGCCTCGCGCGTCCTCGCGAGCTTCTCCTCCGCGTCGCGAAGGAAGTCCCCCGCGGACGCGGGCGCCAGCCCTGGCTCCGAAGAGGCCGACGGTTCGAGTCCCGCGGCACGCACCGCCCCCAGGAGGAACGAGCCCTGTTGCGTCAGCCGCTCGCGCTCCTCGCGGAACCGCGCGACGGAGGCGGCGTGTTCCAGCTTCAGCTCCAGCCACGCCTCGTATCCGGACTCGAGCGTCTCCAACGCGCGCAGCCGCGCCAGCGCCGCCTCCGGTCCCACCGCCCCATCACCCTTTGCCAGGTCACTCACGAGGGCGGAGTCTACACCCGCTTCGCGCCCGCCCCGCCGTCGCTCGGCCCCCACCCCGAAACGACGAAGGCCCCCACCCGCCTTCGCGGATGAGGGCCCTCACGTCGAGCATCGTCCACGTGGCGCGAAGCCACGGGACACGGGCTCAGGCCGTGCGAGACACGGACGACTGCGTGCCCTGCGCCGGAGCGCTCTCGCCCCGGTTCAGCTGGTTGTTCAGGTACTCCTGGCCGGTCTGCAGCTTCTGGCGCAGGTCGTCCCGCAGCTGGGTGCCCGGCTTGGGGGCCAGCAGCAGCCCCAGGCCCGCGCCCACCAGCAGGCCGGCCGCGAAGGCGCCGATCACCGGCAGCACATCCTCCGCCGCGCTGCGACGGCTCT contains:
- a CDS encoding YtxH domain-containing protein, giving the protein MNLNALKKMDKDDLLNLIGLESRRSAAEDVLPVIGAFAAGLLVGAGLGLLLAPKPGTQLRDDLRQKLQTGQEYLNNQLNRGESAPAQGTQSSVSRTA